The following coding sequences are from one Geodermatophilus normandii window:
- a CDS encoding alpha/beta fold hydrolase, giving the protein MTSTPTELDTRTLEVPGAVLTYDVRPGPDGAPVLLLVGSPMGAEGFGTLAGYFTDRTVVTYDVRGAGRSRRTDGAPTNTPEEHAGDLSALIDAVGGPVDLFATSGGAVNALTLVARRPEQVRTLVAHEPPSVRYLPDAEEASAATHAVAEAYRQGGRGPGMAAFIRLVGHRGPVTADLAGPAPDPAVFGLPTEDDGSRDDPLLAQNMLLSTHAEFDLAALQAASTRVVVAVGEGSEGQLARRGGEGVAAALGTAPVLFPGDHGGFLGGEFGQAGKPEAFAARLREVLDGTAD; this is encoded by the coding sequence ATGACCAGCACGCCGACCGAGCTCGACACCCGCACCCTCGAGGTGCCCGGCGCCGTCCTGACCTACGACGTCCGCCCCGGACCGGACGGCGCGCCGGTGCTGCTGCTGGTCGGCTCGCCGATGGGCGCGGAGGGCTTCGGCACGCTGGCCGGGTACTTCACCGACCGCACGGTGGTGACCTACGACGTGCGCGGCGCCGGGCGCAGTCGCCGCACCGACGGCGCGCCCACGAACACACCCGAGGAGCACGCCGGTGACCTGTCCGCCCTCATCGACGCGGTCGGCGGCCCGGTGGACCTCTTCGCCACCAGCGGTGGGGCCGTCAACGCCCTGACGCTCGTGGCCCGCCGACCCGAGCAGGTGCGCACGCTCGTCGCGCACGAGCCCCCGTCGGTGCGCTACCTGCCCGACGCCGAGGAGGCCTCGGCCGCCACGCACGCCGTCGCCGAGGCCTACCGGCAGGGCGGCCGTGGCCCGGGCATGGCTGCCTTCATCCGGCTGGTCGGCCACCGCGGCCCGGTGACCGCCGACCTCGCCGGCCCCGCGCCCGACCCGGCGGTGTTCGGCCTGCCCACCGAGGACGACGGCTCGCGCGACGACCCGCTGCTCGCCCAGAACATGCTCCTCTCCACGCACGCGGAGTTCGACCTCGCGGCGCTGCAGGCGGCGTCCACCCGGGTCGTCGTCGCCGTGGGCGAGGGGTCGGAGGGGCAGCTGGCCCGCCGCGGCGGCGAGGGCGTCGCCGCGGCGCTCGGGACGGCGCCGGTGCTCTTCCCCGGTGACCACGGCGGCTTCCTGGGCGGCGAGTTCGGCCAGGCCGGGAAGCCGGAGGCCTTCGCCGCCCGGCTGCGCGAGGTGCTCGACGGCACCGCCGACTGA
- a CDS encoding sugar O-acetyltransferase has protein sequence MTAPSAADDPRTMRERMLAGDPYIADDPEIGEASAAALDLAAVYNATSARQRALRRQLLEQLLGAVGEDTEIRPPLYVDYGSNLRIGARSFANVGLVALDVAAITIGDDVQIGPNVQLLTPTHPVEPGPRRQKWEAAEPITIGDNVWLGGGVVVLPGVTIGADTVVGAGSVVTRDLPAGVVAVGNPARVVRTLERG, from the coding sequence ATGACCGCACCGTCCGCCGCCGACGACCCCCGCACCATGCGCGAGCGGATGCTCGCCGGTGACCCCTACATCGCCGACGACCCGGAGATCGGCGAGGCCAGCGCCGCGGCGCTCGACCTGGCGGCGGTCTACAACGCCACCTCGGCGCGCCAGCGCGCCCTGCGCCGTCAGCTCCTCGAGCAGTTGCTCGGCGCCGTCGGTGAGGACACCGAGATCCGCCCGCCGCTGTACGTGGACTACGGCAGCAACCTGCGCATCGGCGCCCGCTCCTTCGCCAACGTCGGCCTGGTCGCCCTCGACGTCGCGGCCATCACCATCGGCGACGACGTGCAGATCGGGCCGAACGTCCAGCTGCTGACGCCGACCCACCCGGTGGAGCCCGGGCCCCGGCGGCAGAAGTGGGAGGCCGCGGAGCCGATCACCATCGGCGACAACGTGTGGCTCGGCGGCGGCGTCGTCGTGCTGCCCGGCGTGACCATCGGGGCGGACACCGTCGTCGGTGCCGGGTCGGTGGTGACCCGGGACCTGCCGGCCGGCGTGGTCGCCGTCGGCAATCCCGCCCGGGTGGTCCGCACCCTGGAGCGCGGGTGA
- a CDS encoding TetR family transcriptional regulator C-terminal domain-containing protein yields MRTAPDRAAALASLVEHLTGDLLVSGRDLVLTVELYAAAARRPALRAVTQDWMQRSRRSLERHLDPVTAGELDALVTGLVLHSALSTDPMDPDRIRAAVLRLAA; encoded by the coding sequence ATGCGCACCGCGCCGGACCGGGCGGCGGCGCTGGCGTCGCTGGTCGAGCACCTCACCGGCGACCTGCTCGTCTCCGGCCGCGACCTGGTGCTCACCGTCGAGCTCTACGCGGCCGCCGCCCGCCGGCCGGCGCTGCGCGCGGTCACCCAGGACTGGATGCAGCGCAGCCGGCGCAGCCTGGAGCGCCACCTCGACCCGGTCACCGCCGGCGAGCTGGACGCGCTGGTCACGGGCCTGGTGCTGCACAGCGCCCTGTCGACCGACCCGATGGACCCCGACCGGATCCGCGCGGCCGTCCTCCGCCTCGCCGCCTGA
- a CDS encoding MFS transporter, with protein sequence MSDTLPAAAPPRLRAARVSVAACFFINAVLYADLVPRLPEIKDRLDLTNASLGAALAALPLGALVSALASAALMRRFGSARVASFGLVALAAAVWGAAVAPSWWLLAGALFVAGALDAVVDVAQNAHGLRVQRAYDRSILNGFHGIWSIGAVAGGLIGSAAAGLGVPLGVHLGVVAAVFAVLALVAHRSMLPGTDQEEAAEDAVPAGGGGALRAVLPALAALGVLAACGAFVEDAGSSWSALYLRTDVGTGAATAGLGFVALSVAMTVGRLTGDRVVDRFGQRRVARVGGAVIAVGMGLALAVPSLATTLVGFALAGLGVATLVPAVYAAADDLPGLRHGVGLTLVNWLLRIGFLASPPLVGAIADASSLRVGLLLVVVAGVATLLCGRVLRATVSRDG encoded by the coding sequence GTGTCGGACACCCTCCCGGCTGCCGCCCCGCCGCGGCTGCGCGCCGCCCGCGTCTCCGTCGCCGCGTGCTTCTTCATCAACGCGGTCCTCTACGCCGACCTCGTGCCACGGCTTCCGGAGATCAAGGACCGCCTCGACCTCACCAACGCCTCCCTCGGTGCGGCACTGGCCGCCCTGCCGCTCGGCGCGCTGGTCTCCGCGCTGGCCTCCGCCGCGCTCATGCGCCGCTTCGGATCGGCGCGGGTGGCCTCCTTCGGCCTGGTGGCGCTCGCCGCGGCCGTCTGGGGCGCGGCGGTCGCGCCGTCGTGGTGGCTGCTGGCCGGCGCGCTGTTCGTGGCCGGTGCGCTCGACGCCGTCGTCGACGTCGCGCAGAACGCCCACGGCCTGCGCGTCCAGCGGGCCTACGACCGCTCGATCCTCAACGGCTTCCACGGCATCTGGAGCATCGGCGCGGTGGCGGGCGGGCTGATCGGCTCCGCCGCGGCCGGGCTGGGCGTCCCGCTGGGCGTGCACCTCGGGGTGGTCGCGGCCGTGTTCGCCGTCCTCGCCCTGGTCGCCCACCGCTCGATGCTGCCGGGCACGGACCAGGAGGAGGCCGCCGAGGACGCGGTGCCGGCGGGCGGCGGCGGCGCGCTGCGCGCCGTCCTGCCCGCGCTGGCCGCCCTCGGCGTGCTCGCCGCCTGCGGGGCGTTCGTCGAGGACGCCGGCTCGTCGTGGAGCGCCCTGTACCTGCGCACCGACGTCGGCACCGGAGCCGCGACCGCCGGCCTGGGCTTCGTGGCGCTGTCGGTGGCGATGACCGTCGGGCGGCTGACCGGCGACCGCGTCGTGGACCGGTTCGGCCAGCGCCGGGTCGCCCGCGTGGGCGGCGCCGTCATCGCCGTGGGCATGGGGCTGGCGCTGGCCGTCCCCTCGCTGGCGACGACGCTCGTCGGGTTCGCGCTCGCGGGCCTCGGCGTGGCCACCCTCGTCCCCGCCGTCTACGCCGCGGCCGACGACCTGCCGGGCCTGCGGCACGGCGTCGGGCTGACGCTGGTCAACTGGCTGCTGAGGATCGGCTTCCTCGCCTCGCCGCCGCTGGTCGGCGCGATCGCCGACGCCTCGAGCCTGCGGGTGGGCCTGCTGCTCGTCGTCGTGGCCGGGGTGGCGACACTGCTGTGCGGGCGGGTGCTGCGGGCGACGGTCAGCCGGGACGGCTGA
- a CDS encoding anti-sigma factor RsbA family regulatory protein produces the protein MTRLRPTGDWDGTRLAHEGFVFSADDELVERVVPFVLEGFRRDEPVLVVAGERVRGLLAGNLGSDLGRLTVFAAAETWWRGGHGTLQAYDRDLRALRATAPSWRLAAEPTWLAREDGRVWSRYEAVANRCYDAMPYYSLCLHDARRLPAEVLAAVDRSHPLTWGGTAPAPGPAYEDPAGFLRSVQPAWTERPADAVVGTVTAPVQGRRALSAAVPGDRRARLGDVVLAAHELLVNALRVAAFAELATWTEGDTFVVEVSDGGPGLPDETLGYVPPDPATGPRGMWLAWSLADDAAVRSGPAGTAVRLHFRRHPPGALR, from the coding sequence GTGACCCGGCTGCGTCCGACGGGCGACTGGGACGGCACCCGCCTCGCGCACGAGGGGTTCGTCTTCTCCGCCGACGACGAGCTCGTCGAGCGGGTCGTGCCCTTCGTGCTCGAGGGGTTCCGCCGGGACGAGCCGGTGCTCGTCGTCGCCGGGGAACGGGTCCGCGGCCTGCTGGCCGGGAACCTCGGGAGCGACCTCGGGCGGCTGACCGTCTTCGCCGCGGCGGAGACGTGGTGGCGCGGCGGCCACGGCACGCTGCAGGCCTACGACCGCGACCTGCGCGCCCTCCGCGCCACCGCCCCCAGCTGGCGGCTGGCCGCCGAGCCGACCTGGCTCGCCCGGGAGGACGGCCGGGTGTGGAGCCGGTACGAGGCGGTCGCCAACCGCTGCTACGACGCGATGCCCTACTACAGCCTGTGCCTGCACGACGCCCGCCGGCTGCCGGCCGAGGTCCTCGCGGCCGTCGACCGGTCCCACCCGCTCACCTGGGGCGGCACCGCACCGGCACCCGGGCCGGCGTACGAGGACCCGGCGGGCTTCCTGCGCTCGGTCCAGCCCGCCTGGACCGAGCGCCCGGCGGACGCGGTCGTCGGCACGGTGACCGCACCGGTGCAGGGACGCCGCGCCCTCAGCGCCGCGGTCCCCGGCGACCGGCGGGCCCGGCTCGGCGACGTCGTCCTGGCCGCCCACGAGCTGCTGGTCAACGCGCTGCGCGTCGCGGCGTTCGCCGAGCTCGCCACCTGGACCGAGGGGGACACGTTCGTGGTCGAGGTCTCCGACGGCGGTCCCGGCCTGCCGGACGAGACGCTCGGCTACGTGCCGCCGGACCCCGCGACCGGCCCGCGGGGGATGTGGCTGGCGTGGAGCCTGGCCGACGACGCCGCCGTCCGCAGCGGCCCCGCGGGCACCGCCGTCCGGCTGCACTTCCGCCGTCACCCGCCGGGTGCCCTGCGCTGA
- a CDS encoding MEDS domain-containing protein, protein MTLPRGLDAVPALRPGDHVCRSFTGGADLAAAVVPFLDEGRRRGEHLLLVGPSRPALLAAVSALPHRDAMLADGRLELQATADCYSAGAALDPVEQVRRYRGATDAALVAGRTGLRVAADVTALLHGGRSGRRLLHAYEQLADALMGTVPMTAMCLYDASVGPDVLGPVAVLHPVQALGDRPPQAHLSARGPVLSLHGEVDLSEAASVATALVDVAGVHGVPGEHGVPGGHGVPGGPAREVVLDLSDLAFLDVAGARALHGATRELAGRGTALRLTGTHRGVRRCLDLFGLGVPAPGPSGPEPA, encoded by the coding sequence GTGACCCTCCCGCGGGGCCTGGACGCGGTCCCCGCCCTCCGACCCGGGGACCACGTCTGCCGGTCCTTCACCGGTGGCGCCGACCTCGCCGCAGCGGTCGTGCCCTTCCTCGACGAGGGGCGCCGCCGCGGCGAGCACCTGCTGCTCGTCGGTCCCTCGCGGCCCGCCCTCCTCGCGGCCGTGTCGGCACTCCCGCACCGCGACGCGATGCTCGCCGACGGCCGGCTGGAGCTCCAGGCCACCGCCGACTGCTACTCGGCCGGCGCCGCGCTCGACCCCGTCGAGCAGGTGCGGCGCTACCGCGGCGCCACGGACGCCGCGCTCGTCGCCGGGCGCACCGGCCTGCGGGTGGCCGCGGACGTCACCGCGCTGCTGCACGGCGGGCGGTCCGGCCGTCGTCTGCTGCACGCCTACGAGCAGCTCGCCGACGCGCTCATGGGCACCGTCCCCATGACCGCGATGTGCCTCTACGACGCCTCGGTGGGGCCGGACGTCCTCGGGCCCGTCGCCGTCCTCCACCCGGTGCAGGCCCTCGGGGACCGGCCGCCGCAGGCGCACCTGTCCGCGCGGGGACCCGTGCTGTCCCTGCACGGCGAGGTGGACCTCAGCGAGGCCGCGTCCGTGGCGACCGCCCTCGTCGACGTCGCGGGCGTGCACGGTGTCCCGGGGGAGCACGGTGTCCCCGGGGGGCACGGTGTCCCCGGGGGGCCCGCCCGCGAGGTCGTCCTCGACCTGTCCGACCTCGCCTTCCTCGACGTCGCGGGTGCGCGTGCCCTGCACGGCGCCACGCGCGAGCTGGCCGGCCGGGGGACCGCGCTGCGGCTGACCGGCACCCACCGGGGCGTGCGCCGCTGCCTCGACCTCTTCGGCCTCGGCGTCCCCGCCCCCGGCCCCTCCGGCCCGGAGCCGGCGTGA
- a CDS encoding CocE/NonD family hydrolase codes for MLTRLGGLLADAALGLPLRAVPYTVERDVAVPMPDGVTLLGDHYRPAGGGGPQPVVLIRLPYGRAGVFAHAFAAPYARRGFQVFVQSTRGTFGSGGHFRPFTTEHEDGLATLAWVRAQPWCDGRVAMSGGSYFGHTQWAIAPYADPPLVAVSPHVTGARITTAFYDHGAPGLENALRWSVSIGRQEAGGLPAPLQPPGLRARVDRALRMLPLQAADTVAVGAPVPFWRDFTGHAGPGDPFWNATDHDDADLGRFPPASMVTGWWDLFAAAQLTDYARLRAAGVPARITVGPWLHGDPGELREIVRSDVRWLRHHLHGGPAPTGAPVRLYLQQAGTWLESETWPPPGSSPVAHHLRAGGALTEQPETGNAAPSRFTYDPADPTPSIGGPLLERPGKQADNAAVEARDDVLVFTGPALPRDVDVVGHVRARVHVRTELEHADLFVRLCDVDPAGVSRNVVDGVRRLDPRTVPADDVTVGGDGVLAVDVELFPTAYRFRAGHRLRVQVSGGAFPRFARNLGTGEPFATGGAGRPCRFQVLHDAAHPSRLELPVLR; via the coding sequence GTGCTGACCAGACTGGGCGGGCTGCTCGCGGACGCGGCGCTGGGGCTGCCGCTGCGGGCGGTGCCGTACACCGTCGAGCGGGACGTCGCCGTCCCGATGCCCGACGGCGTGACGCTGCTCGGCGACCACTACCGCCCGGCGGGCGGGGGCGGCCCGCAGCCGGTCGTGCTCATCCGCCTCCCCTACGGCCGGGCCGGGGTGTTCGCGCACGCCTTCGCCGCCCCCTACGCCCGCCGCGGCTTCCAGGTGTTCGTCCAGTCCACCCGCGGCACCTTCGGCTCCGGCGGGCACTTCCGGCCGTTCACCACCGAGCACGAGGACGGCCTGGCCACCCTCGCCTGGGTGCGCGCGCAGCCGTGGTGCGACGGCCGGGTGGCGATGAGCGGCGGCAGCTACTTCGGGCACACCCAGTGGGCGATCGCCCCCTACGCCGACCCGCCGCTGGTCGCGGTCTCGCCGCACGTCACCGGCGCCCGCATCACCACCGCCTTCTACGACCACGGCGCCCCGGGGCTGGAGAACGCGCTGCGCTGGTCGGTGTCCATCGGCCGCCAGGAGGCCGGCGGACTCCCGGCGCCGCTGCAGCCGCCGGGCCTGCGGGCGCGGGTCGACCGCGCGCTGCGGATGCTGCCGCTGCAGGCGGCCGACACCGTCGCCGTCGGTGCGCCGGTCCCCTTCTGGCGCGACTTCACCGGCCACGCCGGGCCCGGCGACCCGTTCTGGAACGCCACCGACCACGACGACGCCGACCTGGGCCGCTTCCCGCCGGCCAGCATGGTCACCGGCTGGTGGGACCTGTTCGCCGCCGCCCAGCTCACCGACTACGCGCGCCTGCGCGCCGCCGGGGTCCCCGCCCGGATCACCGTCGGCCCGTGGCTGCACGGCGACCCGGGGGAGCTCAGGGAGATCGTCCGCAGCGACGTGCGCTGGCTGCGCCACCACCTGCACGGCGGCCCGGCGCCCACCGGCGCGCCGGTGCGGCTGTACCTGCAGCAGGCCGGCACGTGGCTGGAGTCGGAGACGTGGCCGCCGCCGGGCAGCTCCCCCGTGGCGCACCACCTGCGGGCCGGCGGCGCCCTCACCGAGCAGCCGGAGACCGGGAACGCCGCCCCCAGCCGGTTCACCTACGACCCCGCCGACCCCACGCCCTCCATCGGCGGTCCCCTGCTGGAGCGGCCCGGCAAGCAGGCCGACAACGCCGCGGTCGAGGCCCGCGACGACGTCCTCGTCTTCACCGGCCCCGCGCTCCCCCGCGACGTCGACGTCGTCGGGCACGTCCGCGCCCGCGTGCACGTCCGCACCGAGCTCGAGCACGCCGACCTGTTCGTCCGGCTCTGCGACGTCGACCCCGCGGGGGTGTCGCGCAACGTCGTCGACGGCGTCCGGCGGCTGGACCCGCGCACCGTCCCGGCCGACGACGTCACCGTGGGCGGGGACGGCGTCCTGGCCGTCGACGTCGAGCTGTTCCCCACCGCCTACCGCTTCCGGGCCGGGCACCGGCTGCGCGTGCAGGTGTCCGGCGGGGCCTTCCCGCGCTTCGCCCGCAACCTGGGCACCGGCGAGCCGTTCGCGACGGGCGGCGCCGGCCGCCCGTGCCGGTTCCAGGTGCTCCACGACGCCGCGCACCCGTCCCGCCTGGAGCTGCCGGTGCTGCGCTGA
- a CDS encoding ABC transporter substrate-binding protein, which translates to MRAGTRLRGATVLAAAAVVAVSGCSTKAPESSGGGGGGGSEGGDVTTDVGVEGTTIRLGVLTDFTGVFASLGTDITNGNTLYWEDNQVCDTYDVELEVQDTGYVPQTGVQLYSGMEPNILAMQQTIGSPINTALAGDYESDSIVNFPSAWARTLTEIPGTGVLGATYDVEIANGYQYLFDQGLLQDGATVGHIYFEGEYGENGLAGSRAVAEARGLNLIETQIKSTDQDMSAQVTQFAAEGVDAIVLTVAPGQTASVAAVAQSAGLDVPILGSNPVFAPGLLQGPSAQWLKDHLYVSSPVTAWASQPELLEQYQAAYPNTTPSFGAIFGYAMGDVMNQVLDAACESGDLTREGVLAAFGELSDVDTGGLLVPLTGFETGVSPSTESIILRPADAPGGAEVVQEAFEGELAADLAG; encoded by the coding sequence ATGAGAGCTGGAACGCGTCTACGGGGGGCCACCGTCCTGGCCGCCGCCGCCGTCGTGGCGGTGAGCGGCTGCAGCACGAAGGCGCCGGAGAGCAGCGGCGGCGGTGGCGGCGGGGGGAGCGAGGGCGGTGACGTCACCACCGACGTCGGCGTCGAGGGCACCACGATCCGGCTGGGAGTGCTCACCGACTTCACCGGCGTCTTCGCCTCCCTGGGCACCGACATCACCAACGGCAACACGCTGTACTGGGAGGACAACCAGGTCTGCGACACCTACGACGTCGAGCTCGAGGTCCAGGACACCGGCTACGTGCCGCAGACGGGTGTGCAGCTCTACAGCGGCATGGAGCCCAACATCCTGGCGATGCAGCAGACGATCGGCTCGCCGATCAACACCGCGCTGGCCGGCGACTACGAGAGCGACTCGATCGTCAACTTCCCGTCGGCCTGGGCCCGGACCCTCACCGAGATCCCCGGCACCGGCGTCCTCGGCGCCACCTACGACGTGGAGATCGCCAACGGCTACCAGTACCTGTTCGACCAGGGCCTGCTGCAGGACGGGGCCACCGTCGGGCACATCTACTTCGAGGGCGAGTACGGCGAGAACGGCCTGGCCGGCTCCCGCGCCGTCGCCGAGGCCCGGGGCCTGAACCTGATCGAGACGCAGATCAAGTCCACCGACCAGGACATGTCCGCGCAGGTCACCCAGTTCGCCGCGGAGGGCGTGGACGCCATCGTGCTGACCGTCGCGCCGGGGCAGACCGCCTCGGTGGCCGCGGTGGCCCAGTCGGCCGGTCTCGACGTGCCGATCCTCGGCAGCAACCCCGTCTTCGCGCCGGGCCTGCTGCAGGGCCCCTCGGCGCAGTGGCTCAAGGACCACCTGTACGTGTCCTCGCCGGTCACGGCGTGGGCCTCCCAGCCCGAGCTGCTCGAGCAGTACCAGGCGGCCTACCCGAACACCACGCCGAGCTTCGGCGCGATCTTCGGGTACGCCATGGGCGACGTCATGAACCAGGTGCTCGACGCGGCCTGCGAGAGCGGTGACCTGACCCGCGAGGGCGTCCTCGCCGCGTTCGGCGAGCTGTCCGACGTCGACACCGGCGGCCTGCTCGTGCCGCTCACGGGCTTCGAGACCGGGGTCTCGCCGAGCACGGAGAGCATCATCCTCCGGCCGGCCGACGCGCCCGGTGGCGCCGAGGTCGTCCAGGAGGCCTTCGAGGGCGAGCTCGCCGCCGACCTCGCCGGGTAA
- a CDS encoding branched-chain amino acid ABC transporter permease, with product MSDTLSAPAGASRRSPAASGSAARRSPARFLKPLLLLALLVVLLVLPLYVEEFWLRTGFAVAGAIVGAIGLNLLVGTTGQLSLAHAFFLAVGAVSYTFVSGESGGLGTRAALRGLELPPIVGMVVGVLLAGLAGLLFSPIAARLRGIYLGVASLGLVFIGVHVLNTWTPVTGGFNGRSVPEFSLFGFSFGNDDPQLFVLGVPFREAERLWYLGIVLALAAYLFARNLLRSRPGRALQTLRDSEVAASVMGVNVQAYKARVFLVSSMYAGLSGVMYGLSIGSIAPESFGLTVSILYLAMIVLGGLGSVAGAALGAAFVTALPLVFQQFADVLPLVSAPGEGGVAAGIAARYLFGLAIILVVLFEPGGLAGLATRFRRRGRPSGRGSPRAPTDSASGTTVPAPSDPPSRGSSSR from the coding sequence GTGTCTGACACCCTGTCCGCGCCGGCCGGCGCCTCCCGCCGCAGCCCGGCGGCGTCCGGGTCGGCGGCCCGGCGCTCCCCGGCCCGCTTCCTCAAGCCGCTGCTGCTGCTCGCCCTGCTCGTCGTGCTGCTCGTCCTCCCGCTGTACGTGGAGGAGTTCTGGCTGCGCACCGGCTTCGCCGTCGCCGGCGCGATCGTCGGCGCCATCGGCCTGAACCTCCTCGTCGGCACCACCGGGCAGCTGTCGCTGGCGCACGCGTTCTTCCTCGCCGTCGGCGCGGTCAGCTACACGTTCGTCTCCGGGGAGTCCGGGGGCCTGGGCACCCGGGCGGCGCTGCGGGGCCTGGAGCTCCCGCCGATCGTGGGCATGGTCGTCGGCGTCCTGCTCGCGGGTCTGGCCGGGCTGCTGTTCAGCCCGATCGCCGCCCGGCTGCGGGGCATCTACCTGGGCGTCGCCTCGCTCGGCCTGGTGTTCATCGGCGTCCACGTGCTCAACACCTGGACGCCGGTGACCGGCGGGTTCAACGGCCGCTCGGTGCCGGAGTTCTCCCTGTTCGGCTTCTCCTTCGGCAACGACGACCCGCAGCTGTTCGTCCTCGGCGTCCCCTTCCGGGAGGCCGAGCGGCTCTGGTACCTGGGCATCGTCCTGGCGCTGGCCGCCTACCTGTTCGCCCGCAACCTGCTGCGCAGCCGGCCCGGCCGGGCGCTGCAGACGCTGCGCGACAGCGAGGTCGCCGCCTCGGTCATGGGCGTCAACGTGCAGGCCTACAAGGCGCGGGTCTTCCTGGTCAGCTCGATGTACGCGGGGCTGTCCGGGGTGATGTACGGGCTGTCGATCGGCAGCATCGCGCCGGAGTCCTTCGGCCTGACCGTGTCGATCCTCTACCTGGCGATGATCGTGCTGGGCGGTCTCGGCTCGGTGGCCGGCGCGGCGCTGGGCGCGGCGTTCGTCACCGCGCTGCCGCTGGTGTTCCAGCAGTTCGCCGACGTGCTGCCGCTGGTCAGCGCGCCCGGCGAGGGCGGCGTCGCGGCCGGCATCGCCGCCCGCTACCTCTTCGGCCTGGCGATCATCCTCGTCGTCCTCTTCGAGCCCGGCGGCCTGGCCGGGCTCGCCACCCGCTTCCGCCGCCGGGGCCGCCCCTCCGGCCGCGGATCCCCGAGGGCCCCCACGGACTCGGCGTCCGGCACGACCGTCCCCGCACCGTCCGATCCACCGTCACGAGGGAGCAGCAGCAGATGA
- a CDS encoding branched-chain amino acid ABC transporter permease, protein MTQFLSLLLNGISLGAIYALIALGFVIIFKASEVVSFTHGSLLLLGAYAIARLADPLGFLPAVLVGVLLTALAAFLVERLIINRLRGAPVISLAIVTIGVDIILLTELIRQIGPDILNIPHPWGGDSVRIGGVGISENRLIAMGVAGVLIVAFFVAFKYSSWGVAMRASAEDGEAAALMGIRQGRVSALAWIVAGVLAAVAALFLVGAPTPGVSAAAYTVALRAFPAAILGGLDSTGGALVGGLLIGITEALAAGYQEQLSFLGRGFGEVAPYVVMIVVLLVRPSGLFGTKELTRV, encoded by the coding sequence GTGACCCAGTTCCTGTCCCTGCTGCTCAACGGGATCTCGCTGGGCGCGATCTACGCGCTCATCGCCCTGGGCTTCGTGATCATCTTCAAGGCCAGCGAGGTCGTCAGCTTCACCCATGGGTCGCTGCTGCTGCTCGGCGCCTACGCGATCGCCCGGCTGGCCGACCCGCTCGGCTTCCTGCCCGCCGTGCTGGTCGGGGTCCTGCTCACCGCGCTGGCGGCGTTCCTCGTCGAGCGGCTGATCATCAACCGGCTGCGCGGGGCCCCGGTGATCAGCCTGGCGATCGTGACCATCGGCGTCGACATCATCCTGCTCACCGAGCTGATCCGGCAGATCGGCCCGGACATCCTCAACATCCCGCACCCCTGGGGCGGGGACTCCGTCCGCATCGGCGGGGTCGGCATCAGCGAGAACCGGCTGATCGCCATGGGCGTGGCCGGGGTGCTCATCGTCGCCTTCTTCGTCGCGTTCAAGTACTCCAGCTGGGGCGTGGCGATGCGCGCCTCGGCCGAGGACGGGGAGGCCGCGGCGCTCATGGGCATCCGGCAGGGCCGGGTGTCGGCGCTGGCCTGGATCGTCGCGGGCGTGCTGGCCGCGGTGGCGGCGCTGTTCCTCGTCGGCGCTCCCACGCCGGGCGTCAGCGCGGCCGCCTACACCGTCGCGCTGCGCGCCTTCCCGGCGGCGATCCTCGGCGGCCTGGACTCCACCGGCGGCGCTCTGGTCGGCGGGCTGCTCATCGGGATCACCGAGGCGCTCGCCGCCGGCTACCAGGAGCAGCTGTCCTTCCTGGGCCGCGGCTTCGGCGAGGTCGCGCCCTACGTCGTGATGATCGTCGTGCTGCTGGTCCGGCCCTCCGGCCTGTTCGGGACCAAGGAGCTGACACGTGTCTGA